A region of Vigna radiata var. radiata cultivar VC1973A unplaced genomic scaffold, Vradiata_ver6 scaffold_48, whole genome shotgun sequence DNA encodes the following proteins:
- the LOC106752850 gene encoding uncharacterized protein LOC106752850, which yields MASATGNMKGFYRQRKTTATKKSSKKSPINTAILGSTAIQTPATSSGAECNESEVVLRQFDLNMAYGPCLGIARLARWERAQRLGLNPPQEIESLLKSGKVQMESLWGGRI from the exons atggCGTCAGCGACCGGAAACATGAAGGGTTTTTACCGACAGAGGAAAACGACCGCTACGAAGAAATCTTCCAAAAAATCTCCGATCAACACTGCCATTTTGGGTTCCACTGCGATCCAAACGCCGGCTACCTCCTCCGGCG CTGAATGCAATGAGAGCGAGGTGGTGTTGCGGCAATTCGATTTGAACATGGCTTATGGGCCCTGCCTCGGGATAGCGCGTCTTGCACGGTGGGAGCGTGCTCAGAGACTCGGTTTGAACCCTCCCCAGGAAATCGAGAGTCTCCTGAAGAGTGGGAAAGTTCAGATGGAGTCATTGTGGGGTGGTCGCATTTAG